CACAAGGACTGGTTCACCTGGCGCGCGGATGGCTCGATCCCGTACGCGGAGAACCCGCCGAAGAAATACCAGGACATCGTCAACGTTGATTTTTACGCCAGCGGTGCGGTGCCGGATTTGTGGAACACGCTGCGCGACGCGGTGCTGTTCTGGGTCAACGAAGGCGTCACCCTGTTCCGCGTGGACAACCCGCACACCAAGCCGTTCCCGTTCTGGGAATGGTTGATTGCCGATGTGCGCGGGCGCCGCCCGGACGTGGTGTTCCTGTCCGAAGCCTTTACCCGGCCGAAGATGATGTACCGCCTGGCCAAGTGCGGCTTCTCGCAGTCGTACACCTACTTCACCTGGCGCAACCACAAGCACGAGCTGCGCGAGTACATCGAAGAGCTCAACGACGGCGTGCCGCGCGAGTGTTTCCGCCCGCATTTCTTCGTCAATACGCCAGACATCAACCCGCTGTTCCTGCAGACCAGCGGGCGCAACGGGCACCTGATCCGCGCCGCGCTCGCCACCACGCTCTCCGGGTTGTGGGGCATGTACCAGGGCTTTGAACTGTGCGAAGCCACCCCGTTGGCGCCGGGCAAGGAAGAGTATCTGGACTCGGAGAAATACCAGCTGCGTGCCTGGCCCGAGCGGGCACCGGGCGACATCGTCGATGAGATCACCCGCTTCAACCAGCTGCGCCGCATGCACCCGGAATTGCAGTCGCATCTGGGCACGCGCTTCTACCAGGCGCACAACGATCAGGTGCTGTACTTCGGCAAATTTCTGGATGCCGGCTACCTGTCGCGCAGCCGCAGCATGGTGCTGGTGGCGATCAACCTGGACCCGCAGGCGGGCCAGGATGCCGAGGTTGAAATTCCGCTGTGGGAGTTGGGCCTGCCCGATCACGCCAGCGTGGCGGTGGAAGACCTGTGGGACGGCCATCGCTTCACGTGGCATGGCAAGACGCAACACATCCGGTTAGAGGCGACGCGGCCGTTCGCGTTATGGCGCATCCGCGCAGGAGAGGTCGCATGAATGCAGTTCCAGCCCTTCAGGCTGACGCAGAACAATCGGCAGTGGTTGCCGACCAGCTTTGGTACAAGGACGCGATCATCTACCAGGTGCACGTCAAGTCGTTCTTCGACTCCAATGACGATGGCATCGGCGATTTCCCCGGCCTGATTTCCAAGCTCGACTACATCGCCGAACTGGGCGTGGACACGATCTGGTTGCTGCCGTTCTACCCCAGCCCGCGCCGCGACGACGGCTACGACATCGCCGAATACATGGCGGTGCATCCGGACTACGGCACCATCGCCGACTTCGAGCAGCTGGTGGCGCAGGCGCATGCGCGCGGCATCCGCATCGTCACCGAGTTGGTGATCAACCACACCTCCGATCAGCATCCGTGGTTTCAGCGCGCCCGCAACGCGCCGGCTGGTTCGCCGGAGCGCGACTTCTACGTCTGGTCGGACACCGACCAGGAATACGAAGGCACGCGCATCATTTTCTGCGATACCGAAAAGTCCAACTGGACCTGGGACCCGGTGGCCGGCCAGTACTTCTGGCACCGGTTCTATTCGCACCAGCCCGATCTCAACTTCGACAACCCGGCGGTGCTGGAATCGGTGCTGGAAGTGATGCGCTTCTGGCTGGACCGCGGCGTGGACGGCCTGCGCCTGGATGCGGTGCCGTATTTGATCGAGCGCTCGGGCACCTCGAATGAAAACCTGCCGGAAACCCACGCCATCCTGCGCAAGATCCGCGCCACGCTGGATGCCGAATACCCGGACCGCATGCTGCTGGCCGAGGCCAACATGTGGCCGGAAGACACCCAGCAATACTTCGGCCAAAACGCCGACGAATGCCACATGGCGTTCCACTTCCCGCTGATGCCGCGCATGTACATGGCGATCGCGCGCGAAGACCGCTTCCCCATCACCGACATCATGCGGCAGACACCGGAGATCCCGGAGACCTGCCAGTGGGCGATCTTCCTGCGCAACCATGACGAGTTGACGCTGGAAATGGTCACCGATTCGGAGCGCGATTACCTGTGGCAGACCTATGCCTCGGACCGCCGCGCGCGCATCAACTTAGGCATCCGCCGCCGCCTGGCGCCGCTGCTGGAGCGCGACCGCCGCCGCATCGAATTGATGACCTCGTTGCTGCTGACCATGCCCGGCACGCCGGTGCTGTATTACGGCGATGAGATCGGCATGGGCGACAACATCCATCTGGGCGACCGTGATGGTGTGCGTACCCCGATGCAGTGGTCGATCGACCGCAACGGTGGCTTCTCGCGTGCCGACCCGGCTGCACTGGTGCTGCCGCCGGTCATGGACCCGCTGTACGGCTTCCAGGCGGTGAACGTGGAAGCGCAGATCCGCGACCAGCATTCGCTGCTGACCTGGACCCGCCGCGTGCTCAGCGTGCGCAAGCGCTACCAGGCGTTCGGCCGCGGCACGCTGCGCTTTTTGTACCCGGGCAACCGCCGCATGCTGGCCTACCTGCGCTGCTATCAGGACGAAACCGTGCTGTGCGTGGCCAACCTCTCGCACACCTTGCAGGCGGTGGAGTTGGACCTGTCCGAGTTCGAAGGCCGCGTGCCGGTGGACATCATCGGCGGTGGCAGCTTCCCGCCGATTGGCCGGCTGACCTATCTGCTGACCGTGCCGCCATTTGGTTTCTATGCGTTCCAGCTGGTCAGCGAAGGCACGCTGCCGGACTGGCATGTGCCCAGCCCGGTGCCGTTGCCGGATTACCGCACGCTGGTGCTGCGCAGCGACACCGAAGAGAGCGCCGCACTGCTGCCGCATCTGGCCACGCTGGAAGGCGAGATCCTGCCGGCGTGGTTATCGGCACGCCGCTGGTTCTCGGCCAAGGACCAGGCGCTCAAGAGCGTGCGCATTTCTCGGCGCACACCGTTGCCGGGCGATGAGCCGATGAGCCTGCTGGAGCTGGATGTGGAGCTGGAAGACGGCCACCACGAGTGCTACATGCTGCCGGTGGGCATCGTCTGGGAGCGCGAGCACCCGAGCACGCTGGCCGAGCAGCTGGCGCTGGCGCGCGTGCGCCAGGGCCGCGAGGTGGGGTATCTCACCGACGCGTTCGCGCTCAAGCCGATGGTGCGCGGCGTGATCGATGCACTGCGCCACGACGCGGCGCTGGATTTCCACGACGGCGACGATGCCTCGCAACAAGGCCAGGTGCGTTTCGAATCGACCCCGGCGCTGGCCGCGCTGGAGATTCCGGACGACCCGGAGATCCGCTGGTTGTCGGCCGAACAGAGCAACAGCTCGCTGGTCGTTGCGGACAAGGCGGTGTTCAAGCTGCTGCGCCACGTGGCCACCGGTGCCAATCCGGAAATCGAGATCGGCCGCCGCCTCACCGAGATGGGCTACGCCAATGCGGCGCCGCTGCTGGGCAGCGTGAGCCGGGTGGACGCGCAGGGCACCATCACCACCATCGCACTGTTGCAGGGCTTCATCCGCAACCAGGGCGATGCCTGGCGTTGGACGCTCGATCACCTGGCGCGCAGTTTCGACGAATACGCCACCGCGCAGACCGACGAAGCCCGCAACGAAGCGGTGGCCGGCTACGACGCGTTTGCCGCAGTGGTGGGCAAGCGCCTGGCCGAGTTGCACGAGGCACTCTCGCGCAGCACCGACGATGCCGACTTCGCACCACAGCGTATCGACCTGCCCACAGCCAACGATGTGGTGGGCGGCGTGGCACGCCAGGTGGAGGAAATGTGGGAAACAGTGCACGCCCGCCTGGGCGCCACCGACGATGCGGCCGAACGCGAGGCGCTGGAATCGGTGCTGGCCGAACGCCCGCAGCTGGATGCGCTGCTGGCCAAGGCGCCAAGCGTGCTGGCCGAATCGCTGTTGACCCGCGTGCATGGCGACTTCCACCTGGGCCAGATCCTGGTGGCGTTCGACGACGTGGTGCTGATCGACTTCGAAGGCGAGCCCGCCAAGCCGCTGGCCGAGCGCCGCGCCAAGGCCAGCCCGTTGCGCGATGTGGCCGGTTTCCTGCGCTCGCTCGATTACGCCAGCGAAGTGTCTGCGCGTGGCGAAGAGGGCACCGCCGCACGTGCCGGTGTGGGGGTGGATGCGCACCTGGATGACTTCCTGGTGGAATTCCGCCGCCGCTCCACGCAATCGTTCCTGGACGCTTACCATGCCGTGCTCGACGCCAGCGCGCATCCGTGGATCGCGCCGGCGGCGTTCAATGCGGCCACCTTGCTGTTCCTGGTGGAGAAGGCCTGCTACGAGGTGCGCTACGAAGCGGCGAACCGGCCGGGCTGGTTGATGGTGCCCATCCAGGGCTTGCGACGCATCCTGCAACGCGCGCGCGCTGGTGCGGGAGACACATGATGAGTGGAGTAATGACTGCAGTGACGAATCGATGGGACCCCGGCGTGACCCGCGCCCTGGCCGAAGCGCGGCACGGCGATGCATTCGCCGTGCTGGGCGCACATCCCAGCACCAACGGCCGCCTGCTGCGCACCTATCACCCCGGCGCCGAGCACGTCACCGCCGTGCTGGCGGATGGGCGCGAGGTACCGCTGGAAGCCGGCCCGGAACCGGGCCTGTTTGCCGGTGAATTGCCGGCGGAGGGGCGCTACCGCCTGCGGATCGGCTGGCCGGGCGGCACCCAGGACACCGCAGACCCGTACGCGTTCGGGCCGCTGCTCAGCGACTTCGACCTGCACCTGATCAGCGAAGGCCACCATCTGCAGCTGGCCGATGCGCTGGGCGCCAATGCGGTGGAAGTGGACGGCGTGCGCGGTACGCGCTTTGCGGTGTGGGCACCGAACGCCTCGCGCGTGGCGGTGGTAGGCGACTTCAATAGCTGGGACGCGCGCCGGCACCCGATGCGGCTGCGCCACCAGGCCGGCGTGTGGGAGCTGTTCGTGCCCGACGTGGGCCCCGGCGCGCACTACAAATATCAGCTGCGTGGTCCGCATGGGCATGAACTGCCGGCCAAGGCCGACCCGGTGGCACGCCGCGCCGAACTGGCGCCGGGCACTGCCTCGATCGTGGCCGACCCCACGCCGCACCAGTGGAGCGACGACGGCTGGATGGCCACGCGTGCGCGCCGCCAGGCGCACGACGCACCGATGAGCATCTACGAGATCCATGCCGGCTCCTGGCTGCGCGAGGAAGGCCTGGATCTGGATTGGGATGGCCTGGCCGATCGCCTGATTCCGTACGTGGCCGACATGGGCTTCACCCATGTGGAGCTGATGCCGGTGACCGAGCATCCGTTCGGTGGCTCGTGGGGCTACCAGCCGTTGGGCCTGTTCGCGCCCACCGCGCGCTTCGGCAGCCCGGATGGCTTTGCGCGCTTTGTCGACCGCTGCCACCGCGAAGGCATCGGCGTGATCGTGGACTGGGTGCCGGCACACTTTCCCACCGACGCGCACGGCCTGGCCCACTTCGACGGCACCGCGCTGTATGAACACGCCGACCCGCGCGAGGGCTTCCACCGCGACTGGAATACGCTGATCTACAACCATGGCCGCCGCGAGGTGTCTGGCTTTCTGATCGCCAGCGCGCTGGAGTTCCTGCAGCGCTATCACGTCGATGGCCTGCGCGTGGATGCGGTGGCCTCGATGCTCTACCGCGACTACAGCCGCAATGCCGGTGAGTGGGTGCCCAACATCCATGGCGGCCGCGAAAACTACGAAACCATCGCCTTCCTGCGCCGGCTCAACGAGGTGGTGCGCGAGCACGCGCCGGGTGCGGTGACCATTGCCGAAGAATCCACCGCCTGGCCGGGCGTGACCGCGGATGTGTCGCATGGCGGCCTGGGCTTCCACTACAAGTGGAACATGGGCTGGATGCACGACACGTTGCATTACATCGGGCTGGACCCGATCTATCGCCGCTACCACCATGGCGAGCTGACTTTCAGCATGGTGTACGCGTACTCGGAGCGCTTCGTGCTGCCGATCTCGCACGACGAAGTGGTGCACGGCAAGGGCTCGTTGCTGGGCCGCATGCCCGGTGACGATTGGCAGCGTTTCGCCAACCTGCGCGCCTATCTCGGTTTCATGTTCACCCACCCGGGGCGCAAGTTGCTGTTCATGGGCTGCGAGTTCGGCCAGCCCACCGAGTGGAACCACGACGCCGGCTTGCCGTGGCATCTGCTCGACGACGCACGCCACCGCGGCGTGCAGACGCTGGTGCGCGACCTCAACCACCTGTACGCGCAATACCCCGCCTTGCACGCGCACGACGACGACCCATCGGGCTTCGCGTGGCTGGTAGGCGATGACGCGGCCAACAGCGTGGTGGCGTTCCTGCGCAAGGGCAAACGCGGCGATGCACCGGTGCTGGTGGTGATCAACTACACCCCGGTGGTGCAGCAGGGGTATCGCCTCGGGGTGCCGCAGGGCGGCCTGTGGCGCGAAGTGTTCAACAGCGATGCCGGCATCTACGGCGGTGCCAACCTGGGTAACGGCGGTGCGGTGACTGCCGAGCCGCAGTCCATGCATGGCCACGCGCAGTCGCTACCGTTGCTGCTGCCGCCGCTGGGCGTCATCGTGCTGGCCCCGCAGGGCTGATCGACCGTCACCGCGCCCGGCCTGCTGGCCCGGCGCGGTGGCAGCTGCTAGATTGCGCGCCTTAGAACCTGTTCACGATCTTCTGAGTAATAGTGCCAAGAAGGCCAAATGGATGAACTGCAGGCTGGTGTTTAGTTTGCGCTCGCAGTTCTTCCATAGCCTTCGGTTCTTCTCCAGCCAAGCAAAACTACGCTCGACGATCCATCGCTTGGGCATGACCTTGAAGGTATGCAGTTCGCTGCGCTTGGCAATCTGCACCGTGAGCTGTTCGCCTAAAATCTCTCGCACGCCGTCGGCAAACCGTACTCCGGCGTAACCGCTGTCGCACAGTAAGCTTTGTACATGCGTCAAGTTTGACTGGCAGCGCTCCAACGCTTGCAGCGCACCTTTGCGGTCGGTCACCTCCGCCGTCGTCACCGCGATTGCATGGGGCAATCCCTGAGTATCAACAGCGATATGCCGCTTGATGCCCGACACCTTCTTGCCCGCGTCATATCCCTTTTGCCCTGCTGTGTCGGTGTTCTTTACGCTCTGCGCGTCCACGATCAAGAACCTGGTGCAAGCGTTGCGCTCCTGTCTGGCGCGGACCACGCCAACCTGATTTTTTAAGTGCCTGCTCCAGCAGGCTCACTCCCTCATCGTCGCACTCGCTCACTTGGCAAAGTACGAGGGCACGGTCCGCCACTTCGGAAAGTCGCTGGTGAGCGCTCGCCATTGGCAACCGGTTCGCAGCACGTACAACACTGCGCACCACACCTCATACACATCCACACGGCGTGGCTTGGTGCGCTTACGCGCTTGTTCCAGGATCGGCAGCACGTGTTCGAACTGCTCCCGGCTCATGTCACTCGGATAGATCTTTTGGCGCATCCGCATAGTCTGCACTGATCAGGAAAGATCGTGAACAGGTTCTTAGAGCGGCTGATAACACGTAGCGAGCAGCCGCCAGGCGGGCGCGGCCGGTGCTCGGAATCGGCATGTACCGACGTACACTGCGGTTCCTCCGCGCCGTCCGCACCCAGCTGACGACTGCTCGCTACGTTTTGTCAGCCGCTCTTAGCGGGTGACACCGGCCACGCCTCCGTTGGAGGCAGTCGTGCTGGTCATCGTTGAACAGGCAGCCCGGGGAGAGCTGCCGGGCACAGCCGCCGCCATGCCTCTTGTCGACCGTCTTCGCGGGAGAGCTGTGCGTGCGCGTTTTACAAAGGGTGGGTCGAACTTGGTGTGTGCGGCCGCGTGGAGCCGATTGGCCAGCGCGTGCGCGTCTGTGTGGGTGCCGCGGCGAACTGCTGCGGGTATTGCCGATCCAGCGCGCCGGCATGCAACGGCGCAAGCGCCGTGTCGAGACTTCAGCTGCATGGCATGGCGCTACGGCGTATGTGCGTAGTCGCGTCTGCGGTGGACTGCAAGGCCGCGCAGATGCATAGCCTGATGACGTGCCTTTACCTGTTGTGCGCGGGCGCTGCGGCGTGCGGTTTTTATCTCGCCACCGCGCATCAGTGCCTGTGGCTGCGCGGCCGCCCGCGCGCCCGCGTGCTGCGTGCAGGCGCCAGTGTGCTGCTGGTGCTGGCGGTTGCCTGCGCCATCGCCGCATCAGGTACCTGGGCCGGCGTCTTCTCGGCACTGACGGCAGCGATGCTGGCCGCAGTGGCCCTGCCATTTCTGGACGCCTGGCAACAGGCACGCATGCAACGCCGGCAGGTGCGCCATGTGGAGTAGATGGGCGGCGGCGGTGCTGCTCGGGTTGCCGCTGGCAGTGGGCGTGGTCGGTCTGTGCGCGGTGGTGCTGCCCGGCCCGCAGCGTAGCTATACGCTGGCTTGGCTGTTGCTGATGTTCCCGGTGTGGATTGGCGCCATGGCCTTGCCGTTCGTGTTTCGCAGCGCTGCGCGCGCCTGGCTGTGGTTGGGCGGGGTGACCGTGCTGTGCTATCTCGCGCTGGCAGCGATCAAGGCGCTGGGCTGGGTGGAGGTGATTGCATGAAGGTTGCAACCTTGCGCGCGTTTCTGTCCGTGCACAGCTGGATGGGCCTGCTGGCGGGCATGGCCTTGTTCATCGCGTTCTATGCTGGCGCCATCACCGTGTTCACGCACGCATTGAGCAGCTGGCAGACCACGCCGTCTGCCACGCAGGCTGCACCGGCGGACCCGGTGGCCGCCGCGCAAACCTTGCTGGATACCGTGATTGCCGCGCACCCGCAGGTGGCCGAGTCGTTCCTGGTGCTGCTGCCCGGCGAGCATGGGCCGCTGGCACGGGTGTATTGGTACGGCCCGCAGGCCGATGCCAGCGGTGGCATGCGCCAATACCAGCTCAGCAGCAGCGGTGCGCTGCTGGAACTGCCGCAGCGCGTGGGCTTTGCCGATTTTCTCTACGACCTGCATTTCACTGCCGGCTTGCCACGCATCTTCGGCACGTATCTGTTCGGCGTGGTGAGCGTGCTGTACGGGCTGGCCCTGGTCAGTGGTGTGTTGCTGTACGCGCCGGTGTTCTTCAAGGACCTGTTCGCGCTGCGCATCGGTGCCAACCTCAAGCGCCTCTGGCAGGACGCGCACAATGTGGTGGGCATGCTGTCGCTGCCGTTCCATGTGATCTTCGCCTGGTCCGGTGCGGTGTTGTGCCTGGGTGTGCTGCTGCTGGCGCCGTTCCAGTTTCTGGTCTTCGACGGCAAGTTGTTGCAGATCCTGGAGCCGGACTTCGAACTCACCCCGCATGTGGCACCGGCCAACCGCGCAGCGCCGGTGTTACCGATGGCGACCTTGCTGGAAAAGGCGCGCGCCGCCAGCCCCGGCTTCGTGCCGGAAAGCGTGAGTTACCACGACGCAGGCGATGCCAACGCGCGCGTGGAAGTCTATGGCCATCACGATCAGCGCCAGCTCAACACGTTGGGCGGTGTGGCATTGGAAGGCGCCACCGGCAAGGTGCTGCGCGTGCTCTCGCCGCGCACGATGCGCGCCGGTACCGCGGCCTTGCGTGGCCTGCAGGGGCTGCACTTCGGCAACTTCGGGCATGCGCCGCTGCAGTGGCTGTATTTCCTGCTCGGCCTGGGCGGCGCCTTCCTGTTCTACAGCGGCAACCTGCTGTGGATCGAGACACGCCGCAAGCGCCGTCAGCTTGCGCAGCCGCGTCGCACCCATGCGATGGCACGGCTCACCGTCGGTGTCTGTCTGGGCAGCGTGGCCGGGATCTCGGCGTTGTTCAGTGCCGCACGGGTGCTGCCGCCGGGTCAGGAGCGCGTGGTCTATTACGCGGTGTTCGCCGCTTGCGTGCTGTGGGCGGCGCTGCGCCCCACCGCACGCGGCGCGTATGAAGTGCTGCTTGCCTGCGCGGCGTTGACCGCGGCAATTCCGCTGGCCAGCTGTTTTTCCGCAGCGGGACCGGTGCTGCCCTGGCACGACACCCTGGTGTTGACCGTCGACGTGGTCGCCCTGGTCATGGCGTGGAGTTACTGGCAACTGGCGCGCGCCAGCAAGCGGCGTGGCGCGCAGGGCGACCCGAACAGTGTGTGGGCATGGTGATGGCCGTGGCGTCGTGCAGCGTGCGGCCTTTGCGACTTCGCCAACGGCTGTAGTGCCGTTGGATGGGGGCGCAGCAGTCAACGGCAACAGTCATCGCGTTGCACACTGACACCTGCTGGACGTCACAGGGCGCATGCTGTGCGGCATTGTTTGCAACGCTTGCCTTAAGACGATGCCCGCTGCCCAACGCATTGGTTTGATCTCCGACACGCACGGTCTGTTGCGGCCCGAAGCGGTGGCCGCACTGCAGGGATGCAGTGCGATCCTGCATGCCGGCGATGTGGGCGCGCCGGAGATTCTGCAGGCACTGGCCGCGCTGGCGCCGCTGCACGCGATCGCCGGCAATATCGATATCGCGCCCTGGGCAGCCGCGCTGCCGCCCACGCGTGATCTGGTGATCGCCGGCGTGCGCATCCACATGCTGCACGATCTGAAAACGCTGGCGCCTGATGTGCAGGCTGATGTCATTGTCAGCGGGCATTCGCACAAGCCGCTGGTGCACACGCGCGCTGGCGTGCTGTACGTCAATCCCGGCAGTGCCGGGCGCCGCCGCTTCAGCCTGCCGATCAGCGTGGGCACGTTGTGGCTGGGCGATGGCGCACCGCGTGCGGAGCTATGCGTGCTGGACGTGCGCTGACGCAGTTGCCGCGTGTGTGACGTGCACCACGCGCGCGGCCGCACACGCGCAGCAATCACGGCAACGATGACCTGGCCTGCACACCGGCGCGCCCATCCTCGTGCGCTGATTCGTTGCGAGGACCTCAGCATGAATACACGTCGCCAATTCCTGTCTGCTGCCGCGGCCGGCACCACGGCGCTGGCCGCATCGCCATTGCTGGCACAGTCGTCCGCACCCGGAAGCGTGATGCCCACGCGCGGCCGCACGGCGGCCTCTGCCGTGCAAACTAGCGCGCCGGCCAAGGGCGCACGTTATCGGCCGACCACGCGGTTGGGCTTTGGCGGTGTTGCAATCGGCAATGGGTTTGCGCCAGCCACCGATGCGCAAAGCGAGCAGACGCTGGCGGCGGTGTGGGCCTCGGGCGTGCGCTATTTCGATACCTCGCCGTGGTACGGGCTGGGCCTGTCCGAACGCCGCACCGGCCATCATCTGCATAACCATGCCGCCGATAGCTACGTGCTCTCGACCAAGGTGGGGCGCTTGCTGACCGCGACCGACAAGCCGCCGAAGACCATGTGGCAGCAACCGTCCCCGTTCGATTACCGCTACGACTACAGCGCCGCCGGCGTGCGCCGCTCGATCGAAGACAGCCTGCAACGGCTGGGCGTGTCGCAGATCGACATCGTGTACATCCACGACCTCTCGCCGGAGAACGAAAAAGACCTCGGCATGCCCTGGGAACAGCGCTTTGCCGAGGCCGCCAAGGGCGCGATGCCGGAGCTGACCAAGATGCGCAAGGAGGGCCTGATCAAGGCCTGGGGCTTTGGCGTCAATCGCCCGGAACCGGCCTTGCGTGCGATTGAAGAAGCCGACCCGGATATCTTCTT
The nucleotide sequence above comes from Xanthomonas campestris pv. campestris str. ATCC 33913. Encoded proteins:
- a CDS encoding aldo/keto reductase; translated protein: MNTRRQFLSAAAAGTTALAASPLLAQSSAPGSVMPTRGRTAASAVQTSAPAKGARYRPTTRLGFGGVAIGNGFAPATDAQSEQTLAAVWASGVRYFDTSPWYGLGLSERRTGHHLHNHAADSYVLSTKVGRLLTATDKPPKTMWQQPSPFDYRYDYSAAGVRRSIEDSLQRLGVSQIDIVYIHDLSPENEKDLGMPWEQRFAEAAKGAMPELTKMRKEGLIKAWGFGVNRPEPALRAIEEADPDIFLLACQYSLLDHAQALHDTFPKIARHGASVVVGAPLLAGYLAGRDRYLYEGTVPEWAPGKRQKALAICDKHGVDLRTVSLQFAAAPEVVSAVIPGARTAEQAQANAASMRVAIPAALWDDLKRAQVIEADAPVPAAG
- the treS gene encoding maltose alpha-D-glucosyltransferase; this encodes MNAVPALQADAEQSAVVADQLWYKDAIIYQVHVKSFFDSNDDGIGDFPGLISKLDYIAELGVDTIWLLPFYPSPRRDDGYDIAEYMAVHPDYGTIADFEQLVAQAHARGIRIVTELVINHTSDQHPWFQRARNAPAGSPERDFYVWSDTDQEYEGTRIIFCDTEKSNWTWDPVAGQYFWHRFYSHQPDLNFDNPAVLESVLEVMRFWLDRGVDGLRLDAVPYLIERSGTSNENLPETHAILRKIRATLDAEYPDRMLLAEANMWPEDTQQYFGQNADECHMAFHFPLMPRMYMAIAREDRFPITDIMRQTPEIPETCQWAIFLRNHDELTLEMVTDSERDYLWQTYASDRRARINLGIRRRLAPLLERDRRRIELMTSLLLTMPGTPVLYYGDEIGMGDNIHLGDRDGVRTPMQWSIDRNGGFSRADPAALVLPPVMDPLYGFQAVNVEAQIRDQHSLLTWTRRVLSVRKRYQAFGRGTLRFLYPGNRRMLAYLRCYQDETVLCVANLSHTLQAVELDLSEFEGRVPVDIIGGGSFPPIGRLTYLLTVPPFGFYAFQLVSEGTLPDWHVPSPVPLPDYRTLVLRSDTEESAALLPHLATLEGEILPAWLSARRWFSAKDQALKSVRISRRTPLPGDEPMSLLELDVELEDGHHECYMLPVGIVWEREHPSTLAEQLALARVRQGREVGYLTDAFALKPMVRGVIDALRHDAALDFHDGDDASQQGQVRFESTPALAALEIPDDPEIRWLSAEQSNSSLVVADKAVFKLLRHVATGANPEIEIGRRLTEMGYANAAPLLGSVSRVDAQGTITTIALLQGFIRNQGDAWRWTLDHLARSFDEYATAQTDEARNEAVAGYDAFAAVVGKRLAELHEALSRSTDDADFAPQRIDLPTANDVVGGVARQVEEMWETVHARLGATDDAAEREALESVLAERPQLDALLAKAPSVLAESLLTRVHGDFHLGQILVAFDDVVLIDFEGEPAKPLAERRAKASPLRDVAGFLRSLDYASEVSARGEEGTAARAGVGVDAHLDDFLVEFRRRSTQSFLDAYHAVLDASAHPWIAPAAFNAATLLFLVEKACYEVRYEAANRPGWLMVPIQGLRRILQRARAGAGDT
- a CDS encoding PepSY-associated TM helix domain-containing protein — its product is MKVATLRAFLSVHSWMGLLAGMALFIAFYAGAITVFTHALSSWQTTPSATQAAPADPVAAAQTLLDTVIAAHPQVAESFLVLLPGEHGPLARVYWYGPQADASGGMRQYQLSSSGALLELPQRVGFADFLYDLHFTAGLPRIFGTYLFGVVSVLYGLALVSGVLLYAPVFFKDLFALRIGANLKRLWQDAHNVVGMLSLPFHVIFAWSGAVLCLGVLLLAPFQFLVFDGKLLQILEPDFELTPHVAPANRAAPVLPMATLLEKARAASPGFVPESVSYHDAGDANARVEVYGHHDQRQLNTLGGVALEGATGKVLRVLSPRTMRAGTAALRGLQGLHFGNFGHAPLQWLYFLLGLGGAFLFYSGNLLWIETRRKRRQLAQPRRTHAMARLTVGVCLGSVAGISALFSAARVLPPGQERVVYYAVFAACVLWAALRPTARGAYEVLLACAALTAAIPLASCFSAAGPVLPWHDTLVLTVDVVALVMAWSYWQLARASKRRGAQGDPNSVWAW
- a CDS encoding metallophosphoesterase family protein, which codes for MPAAQRIGLISDTHGLLRPEAVAALQGCSAILHAGDVGAPEILQALAALAPLHAIAGNIDIAPWAAALPPTRDLVIAGVRIHMLHDLKTLAPDVQADVIVSGHSHKPLVHTRAGVLYVNPGSAGRRRFSLPISVGTLWLGDGAPRAELCVLDVR
- the glgB gene encoding 1,4-alpha-glucan branching protein GlgB, with protein sequence MMSGVMTAVTNRWDPGVTRALAEARHGDAFAVLGAHPSTNGRLLRTYHPGAEHVTAVLADGREVPLEAGPEPGLFAGELPAEGRYRLRIGWPGGTQDTADPYAFGPLLSDFDLHLISEGHHLQLADALGANAVEVDGVRGTRFAVWAPNASRVAVVGDFNSWDARRHPMRLRHQAGVWELFVPDVGPGAHYKYQLRGPHGHELPAKADPVARRAELAPGTASIVADPTPHQWSDDGWMATRARRQAHDAPMSIYEIHAGSWLREEGLDLDWDGLADRLIPYVADMGFTHVELMPVTEHPFGGSWGYQPLGLFAPTARFGSPDGFARFVDRCHREGIGVIVDWVPAHFPTDAHGLAHFDGTALYEHADPREGFHRDWNTLIYNHGRREVSGFLIASALEFLQRYHVDGLRVDAVASMLYRDYSRNAGEWVPNIHGGRENYETIAFLRRLNEVVREHAPGAVTIAEESTAWPGVTADVSHGGLGFHYKWNMGWMHDTLHYIGLDPIYRRYHHGELTFSMVYAYSERFVLPISHDEVVHGKGSLLGRMPGDDWQRFANLRAYLGFMFTHPGRKLLFMGCEFGQPTEWNHDAGLPWHLLDDARHRGVQTLVRDLNHLYAQYPALHAHDDDPSGFAWLVGDDAANSVVAFLRKGKRGDAPVLVVINYTPVVQQGYRLGVPQGGLWREVFNSDAGIYGGANLGNGGAVTAEPQSMHGHAQSLPLLLPPLGVIVLAPQG